The following coding sequences are from one SAR116 cluster alpha proteobacterium HIMB100 window:
- a CDS encoding phosphoglycerate dehydrogenase-like oxidoreductase (PFAM: D-isomer specific 2-hydroxyacid dehydrogenase, NAD binding domain), with amino-acid sequence MIIIVYHDSSGETEKQDRWAERLRQRLGPVRLVALTSSEAEQAEIALVWSPPPGRLRQLGALKLIVSLGQGVDHLLSDPLLPDDVPVVRLVDPNMSHALSQWVSLVLLDYLRDGPAYRKAAAERRFDSLPQRQSEGLPVAVYGLGAIGAVIARRLDALGFAVQGWSRQPRDMGPSVQTRHGPDGFAQMLSDCVVHICILPLTAETKGLFDARSFAQMPAGSYFINGGRGRQVNEADLLDAVQSGHLDGAALDVFAVEPLPQAHPFWSEDRISIWPHVAAQTNPDTAADQVARAIRVVLDGGVPDHKVDKDRGY; translated from the coding sequence ATGATCATCATCGTTTATCATGACAGCAGCGGCGAGACAGAAAAACAAGATCGCTGGGCAGAACGTCTTCGCCAGAGGCTGGGTCCGGTCAGGCTGGTTGCCCTTACCTCGTCTGAAGCAGAACAAGCCGAAATTGCGCTGGTCTGGTCACCACCGCCAGGACGCTTGCGCCAGCTGGGCGCTTTGAAACTGATTGTGTCTCTTGGGCAGGGTGTTGATCATCTGCTCTCGGATCCGCTTCTGCCTGATGATGTGCCTGTCGTCCGTTTGGTTGATCCGAATATGTCACATGCGCTCAGCCAGTGGGTGAGCCTGGTTCTGCTGGATTACCTGCGTGATGGTCCGGCCTATCGAAAGGCAGCTGCTGAACGTCGGTTTGACAGCCTGCCGCAGCGCCAGAGTGAAGGTCTGCCGGTTGCGGTTTATGGGCTGGGGGCGATTGGCGCTGTGATCGCCAGGCGGCTGGATGCGCTGGGGTTCGCTGTTCAGGGCTGGTCACGCCAGCCGCGCGATATGGGTCCGTCTGTTCAGACCCGACATGGGCCGGACGGGTTTGCCCAGATGCTTTCTGACTGCGTGGTTCACATCTGTATCCTGCCGCTGACAGCCGAAACCAAAGGTCTGTTTGATGCGCGCAGCTTTGCACAGATGCCGGCCGGATCTTACTTTATCAATGGTGGCCGCGGCCGGCAGGTGAATGAAGCTGATCTTCTGGACGCGGTTCAGTCTGGTCACCTTGACGGGGCGGCGTTGGATGTGTTTGCGGTTGAACCTTTACCGCAGGCGCATCCGTTCTGGTCTGAAGACCGGATTTCCATCTGGCCGCATGTGGCCGCACAGACCAATCCCGATACAGCAGCTGATCAGGTCGCACGCGCTATACGGGTGGTTCTGGATGGCGGCGTTCCGGACCATAAGGTCGATAAGGACAGAGGTTACTGA
- a CDS encoding inositol monophosphatase/fructose-1,6-bisphosphatase family protein (PFAM: Inositol monophosphatase family~TIGRFAM: histidinol-phosphate phosphatase HisN, inositol monophosphatase family) — translation MTGDDQTQAEIEALLAHLPRLSRPLIKRYFRSGFAVDQKPDNSPVTIADRAVEAELHQAISERFPAHAIIGEEQGGKADQQICWVIDPIDGTRAFVIGKPLFGTLVGVARGGVPFAGLIDMPGLDETYLTQNSHSYLITSEGRTKLATSTCCHLRDAQIATTSPEAFNPDGLARFNRLSQLCRSSHYGGDCYNYALLAAGHLDIVMEHQLATHDFMALIPVLEGAGAIVTDWSGQRPHLSSDGSLLVAATAELHDAALASVNQALS, via the coding sequence ATGACGGGTGATGATCAGACTCAAGCAGAGATAGAGGCGCTTCTGGCGCATCTGCCCCGCTTGAGCCGCCCGCTCATCAAACGCTATTTCCGGTCCGGATTTGCGGTTGACCAGAAACCAGATAACAGCCCGGTAACCATTGCTGACCGAGCTGTGGAAGCCGAATTGCATCAGGCCATTTCAGAACGCTTTCCTGCACATGCGATCATTGGCGAAGAACAGGGCGGAAAAGCTGATCAACAGATCTGCTGGGTGATTGACCCGATTGACGGCACCCGCGCCTTTGTCATCGGAAAACCGCTATTTGGCACACTTGTCGGTGTTGCGCGGGGCGGGGTACCTTTTGCCGGTTTGATTGATATGCCCGGCCTTGATGAAACCTATCTTACGCAAAACAGCCACAGCTATCTGATCACATCTGAAGGGCGGACAAAGCTGGCCACAAGCACCTGCTGTCATCTGCGCGATGCCCAGATTGCCACCACCAGCCCAGAAGCCTTTAACCCAGACGGGCTGGCCCGGTTCAACCGGCTGAGCCAGCTCTGCCGCTCTTCTCATTATGGCGGGGATTGTTATAATTATGCGCTGCTTGCGGCAGGGCATCTGGATATCGTGATGGAACACCAGCTGGCCACACATGATTTTATGGCGCTTATTCCTGTTCTGGAAGGGGCAGGCGCAATCGTAACGGACTGGTCCGGCCAGCGGCCGCATCTGTCTTCTGACGGCTCTTTGCTGGTTGCGGCCACAGCTGAGCTGCATGATGCGGCTCTGGCCTCAGTCAATCAGGCGCTGTCATGA